A genome region from Flammeovirga agarivorans includes the following:
- a CDS encoding YHYH protein — translation MKKYTLLFIVTLLIGIFSYSCSSTEDDATPSNNTTTNTSSDDDTSDEDATDETADENQSENDSTNTEEEEETPEFLIASEYFNQESLISIETVTATLEDGTTAECFEITFSANPVENDSPLCPETLEDVGGLGIYDGDTNPGFQVMKRALFEAMEQDGYDIVDDQGNIRIDDFQSGALEKNLSYCLDAAPDDDLELTYIIPKTPKLASSVNTIETVELIGVSIDGVPINGTPPSAISGPTNRIMASAKIPSLDRCGGHKDPAGYYHWHFIAEVMDRVLVANNITDINCGDYVDQLLGDATKLVGFAKDGYPIYAYAVEPDDLDECGGRSAITTEYPDGVYHYVASTTDAPNVPVCLKGVAVRSNNFRYE, via the coding sequence ATGAAAAAGTATACCCTGCTTTTTATTGTTACTTTGTTGATTGGTATTTTCTCTTACTCATGTTCATCGACTGAAGATGATGCAACCCCTTCAAATAATACCACTACAAATACATCCAGCGATGATGATACATCTGACGAAGATGCTACAGATGAGACTGCTGATGAAAATCAAAGTGAAAACGATTCAACGAATACTGAAGAAGAAGAAGAAACTCCAGAATTTTTAATTGCCTCCGAGTATTTTAATCAGGAATCACTAATATCTATTGAAACAGTTACTGCTACTCTTGAAGATGGCACTACTGCAGAGTGTTTTGAAATTACTTTCTCTGCTAACCCCGTAGAAAATGATAGCCCACTTTGTCCTGAAACTTTAGAGGATGTAGGAGGTCTTGGAATATATGATGGAGACACAAATCCAGGTTTTCAAGTAATGAAAAGGGCTTTATTTGAAGCCATGGAACAGGATGGTTATGATATTGTAGATGATCAAGGAAATATTAGAATCGATGATTTCCAAAGCGGAGCATTAGAGAAAAACCTTTCTTATTGTCTTGATGCGGCTCCAGATGATGACTTAGAATTAACTTATATAATTCCTAAAACTCCAAAGCTAGCTTCATCTGTAAATACTATAGAAACAGTAGAATTGATTGGTGTATCTATAGATGGAGTACCAATTAATGGAACACCACCTTCGGCCATTAGTGGTCCAACAAATAGAATAATGGCTAGTGCAAAAATACCATCTTTGGATAGATGTGGAGGTCATAAGGATCCTGCTGGGTATTACCATTGGCATTTTATTGCAGAAGTAATGGATCGAGTATTAGTTGCTAATAATATCACAGATATAAATTGCGGAGATTATGTCGATCAATTGCTAGGAGATGCAACAAAGTTGGTAGGTTTTGCAAAAGATGGATACCCTATTTACGCTTATGCTGTGGAACCCGATGATTTAGATGAATGTGGAGGTAGATCAGCTATCACAACTGAGTATCCTGACGGTGTATATCATTATGTAGCAAGTACAACCGATGCACCTAATGTTCCGGTATGTTTAAAAGGAGTGGCCGTTCGTTCAAACAATTTCAGATATGAATAA
- a CDS encoding MBL fold metallo-hydrolase, which produces MTSNILHISTIIDGEESELYPTLIKSPLGNYLVDTGYNESYAQLEIELQKHGLSYQHLQGIIITHDDIDHIGCVKAIKESNRSIQIISSRKEKASLEGKVISERLEQAISSFDHLPDAYKPWGRKFIYSLQNVRRFKVNHTVKNQDELLNTWKVVETPGPTKGHISLFNKKSHTLIAGDAIVFRDGKLDIANSQFNLDLDTVVDSVKTIKSLSPKKIICFHGGEVTENIDSQLNDLIKKYSTFKEKKVNQFNVFYR; this is translated from the coding sequence ATGACTTCTAATATATTACACATCTCAACTATCATCGACGGAGAGGAATCCGAATTATACCCAACTTTAATTAAGAGTCCTCTAGGTAACTATCTTGTAGACACTGGTTATAATGAGTCTTATGCCCAATTAGAAATAGAGCTTCAAAAACATGGACTATCATATCAACACCTACAAGGCATTATTATTACACATGATGACATTGACCATATTGGTTGCGTAAAAGCAATTAAAGAATCAAACCGTTCAATTCAGATCATTTCATCTAGAAAGGAAAAAGCTTCATTAGAAGGTAAAGTAATTTCAGAGAGATTAGAACAGGCAATTTCTTCGTTTGATCATTTACCTGATGCTTATAAGCCTTGGGGAAGAAAATTTATCTATTCGCTTCAAAACGTTAGAAGGTTCAAAGTGAATCATACTGTAAAAAATCAAGATGAATTATTAAATACTTGGAAGGTAGTGGAAACTCCTGGTCCTACCAAAGGTCATATTTCACTCTTCAATAAAAAGAGTCATACGCTTATTGCTGGTGATGCAATTGTTTTTAGAGATGGGAAATTAGATATTGCCAACTCTCAGTTCAATCTTGACCTTGATACCGTAGTTGATTCGGTAAAAACCATCAAGAGTTTATCCCCTAAAAAAATCATCTGTTTCCATGGAGGTGAGGTAACAGAAAATATAGATTCTCAACTGAATGATCTGATTAAAAAGTACTCCACTTTTAAAGAAAAGAAGGTAAATCAGTTCAATGTTTTTTATCGTTAA
- a CDS encoding TetR/AcrR family transcriptional regulator produces MKAKDKIIQAAKNLFFDRGIIKVSITEIISDANVSKMTFYRNFKNKDELILEIVTGISNQGIQDFKEVIKKEITFQEKLIEVINFKIEYSKHLSLTFLQDLYSYFSQKDTEVLTALERIKSESNALFVQEILLAKSKGEISEDISVEFIMYMMNKLQEMMNDDHLLHMFSSSEEMTRSITKFFFFGISK; encoded by the coding sequence ATGAAGGCAAAAGATAAGATCATTCAGGCAGCAAAAAACCTCTTTTTTGACAGAGGAATCATAAAGGTGAGTATCACAGAAATAATTTCTGATGCTAATGTTTCTAAGATGACTTTTTATAGAAACTTCAAAAATAAAGATGAACTTATTCTTGAGATAGTCACTGGAATTTCAAACCAAGGAATTCAGGACTTTAAGGAAGTGATAAAAAAGGAAATCACTTTTCAAGAAAAATTAATAGAGGTGATCAATTTCAAGATTGAGTATAGCAAGCATCTATCCCTCACTTTTTTACAGGACTTGTACAGTTATTTTTCACAAAAAGATACAGAAGTCCTCACAGCATTAGAGCGTATAAAAAGTGAAAGTAATGCTTTGTTTGTTCAGGAAATACTTTTGGCTAAATCTAAAGGAGAAATTTCAGAAGATATATCAGTTGAATTTATTATGTATATGATGAATAAACTCCAAGAGATGATGAACGATGACCACCTTCTTCATATGTTCTCATCATCAGAAGAAATGACAAGGTCGATTACTAAGTTTTTTTTCTTTGGTATCAGTAAATAA
- a CDS encoding ABC transporter ATP-binding protein has protein sequence METNNIIEIRKVTKRFPVGESEFTALSDIELNFKKGEFAGLIGPSGSGKTTLLNLIGALDTCSEGDILISGKNVAAKSDEESALLRNQHIGFIFQSYNLLPVYTIYENVEFPLLLQKRTKAERKEAVMEALEWVGLADIANKKPSQISGGQAQRVAIARSIVKKPDIVLADEPTANLDSKNAYKIMEILKQLNEELGITFIFSSHDNKVIESLDRVISLEDGKVKNDESK, from the coding sequence ATGGAAACAAACAACATTATTGAAATTCGAAAAGTAACGAAACGGTTTCCTGTAGGAGAATCCGAGTTTACTGCATTAAGTGATATCGAACTCAATTTCAAAAAAGGAGAATTTGCTGGGTTAATTGGCCCAAGTGGATCTGGAAAGACAACATTACTGAATCTAATTGGTGCATTGGATACCTGTTCTGAAGGTGACATATTAATAAGTGGTAAAAACGTAGCAGCAAAATCTGATGAGGAATCGGCATTGCTCAGGAATCAACATATAGGCTTTATTTTTCAGAGTTATAACCTATTGCCAGTTTATACCATTTATGAGAATGTAGAATTTCCTTTACTACTACAAAAACGTACAAAAGCAGAAAGAAAAGAAGCAGTGATGGAAGCGCTGGAATGGGTGGGTTTAGCTGATATTGCAAACAAAAAGCCATCACAAATTTCAGGAGGTCAAGCACAAAGAGTGGCTATAGCTAGATCAATAGTGAAAAAACCAGATATTGTTTTAGCAGATGAACCCACAGCAAATTTGGACTCAAAGAATGCTTATAAAATCATGGAGATTCTTAAGCAATTAAACGAAGAATTAGGCATCACCTTTATATTCTCCTCACATGATAATAAAGTAATAGAATCACTCGATCGAGTAATATCATTAGAAGATGGTAAGGTAAAGAACGACGAAAGTAAATAA